One Gossypium raimondii isolate GPD5lz chromosome 3, ASM2569854v1, whole genome shotgun sequence genomic window carries:
- the LOC105795262 gene encoding probable carboxylesterase 12, which yields MEPTASEIRIDIPPLIRVYQDGRIERLLGTQTVPPGLDPKTNVESKDVVYCQETGQCVRIYVPGTVVTSTQKLPLLVYFHGGRFCIETAFSPTYHNYLNALVSESKIVAVSVDYRRAPEHPIPAAYDDSWTALKWVASHYDGNGPEQWLNRYADFENVYLSGDSAGANIAHHIAIKTSKEKLDGMNLVGMILSHPYFWGKEPVGDEVKNPAVRAKFEGVWRLASPTTSGSDDPLINPIDDQSFGRFLVCKRVLICVAENDILKYRGWYYCEKLKNSGWDGEVEVMEAEGEDHVFHLRNSCCSNAVDKLKKVAES from the coding sequence ATGGAACCCACCGCATCGGAAATCCGCATCGACATCCCTCCGTTGATTCGGGTATACCAGGACGGTCGCATCGAGAGGCTTTTAGGCACTCAAACTGTTCCACCAGGCCTCGATCCCAAAACCAACGTTGAATCCAAAGACGTCGTTTACTGCCAAGAAACCGGCCAATGCGTTAGGATTTACGTCCCCGGCACCGTCGTCACCTCCACCCAGAAACTCCCTCTCCTCGTCTACTTCCACGGCGGACGCTTCTGCATAGAAACCGCCTTCTCTCCTACGTATCACAATTACTTAAACGCCTTAGTTTCCGAATCTAAAATCGTCGCCGTTTCCGTCGATTACCGAAGAGCCCCCGAACACCCTATCCCTGCCGCTTACGACGATTCATGGACTGCCCTTAAATGGGTCGCTTCCCATTACGACGGAAACGGTCCCGAACAGTGGTTGAACCGCTACGCCGACTTCGAAAACGTTTATCTCTCGGGGGATAGCGCTGGTGCCAACATAGCACACCACATAGCCATTAAAACCAGCAAGGAGAAGCTCGACGGTATGAATCTCGTCGGTATGATTTTAAGCCACCCATATTTTTGGGGCAAAGAACCGGTTGGCGATGAGGTTAAGAACCCAGCCGTAAGGGCAAAATTCGAAGGGGTCTGGCGATTGGCCTCTCCTACAACGAGTGGGTCCGATGATCCATTGATCAACCCCATTGATGATCAAAGCTTTGGGAGGTTCTTAGTGTGCAAAAGGGTACTGATTTGTGTTGCTGAAAACGATATACTGAAATACAGGGGCTGGTACTACTGCGAGAAGTTGAAGAACAGTGGGTGGGATGGTGAAGTGGAGGTGATGGAGGCTGAAGGAGAAGACCATGTGTTCCATTTACGCAATTCCTGTTGCTCAAATGCTGTGGATAAGCTGAAAAAAGTTGCAGAGTCATGA